The sequence below is a genomic window from Streptomyces sp. V1I1.
GAGTAAGACGCGTCAGGCTCGCTCCAGGTGGGCGTACAAGCTCATAGCGCATCTAGGCCCGCTGGTCGTCTTGGCGATAACCGCTCTGGTTGTGCTTAACCATGCTTCGCTTGCTGCTAGCTGCTTAGGTAAATAAGTGAGGAGATCACACATGGCAGAATCAATCCAACACCTACGAATCTACAAGGAGGCCCGTCAGTTAGAAGACCACATCTACGAAGTGGTAAAGCAGTTCCCTGCTGATGAGTTCTACGATCTAGGCAATGCCCTACGCCGTGAGAGTGCTGCTGTTTGCCACCACATCATGGAGACACACCGGCTCGTCAGCTACCGCCACAAGATTGACGCACTCGACAATGCCCGTCGCGAAGCCATATCCATCAAGCACAGCATTGGCGTAGCGGAAAAGCTTGGAGTAGATCAGGAGCTGATCGAGTCGTATGAGGGCATCGCCCAACAGTGCCTCTCGCTCACCGAGTGGCTTCAAAGCAAGCTAGAACAGCGGCAAAGGGAGGCGGCATGAGCGCCGCCCCCTGCCAGCACCTGGATTTCAATGAGTACTTCGGTAAGTGCAACGATTGCGGTCAAGTCCTCTGCATCCTTGAAGACCTCCGAGCATTCATAGACGTGACGCAGACCTGGCGAGTAGATAGCAACGGCACACCAACCGAGCAGCTTGAGGACCACGGCCCTGCCTACGATGACGGCACCGACTACGAATGCACCAACTGCATGAGAGAGTTC
It includes:
- a CDS encoding four helix bundle protein, whose translation is MAESIQHLRIYKEARQLEDHIYEVVKQFPADEFYDLGNALRRESAAVCHHIMETHRLVSYRHKIDALDNARREAISIKHSIGVAEKLGVDQELIESYEGIAQQCLSLTEWLQSKLEQRQREAA